A segment of the Cellvibrio sp. KY-YJ-3 genome:
GCAAACGCACCTGTAAGTCTTCGGGTGCGGCAGCGTGAGCAGCTTCCAAGGCAGATAATTCAGGTGTTTTGGCGGCTTGTTTTTTCAGCGCCACCTGCGCCATTAATTGTTCGTAAAAAGCATCCTGATCGACCATTTTTATGGTGGATAAAATCGCTTCTGCATTATCAATACGATTTAATTCCAAATGACACTGGGCGATTAATAACCCGATCGCCGCCAAGTGATTCGACTGATCGTAAGCCTGACGCAACAGCGGCAACGCTTGTGCATATTGCGCCTGCGCAATTAACTCTCTGGCTTGTTGTAGCGGCGCTTCCCACGGCTTAGGCAAATACTTGGCAAGCACTTCACGCACTTGTACTTCAGGTAAGGCACCGGTGAAGCCATCAACGGGTTGGCCCTCCTTCATAATCATTACCGTCGGCAAACTGCGCACGCCAAATTGCGATGAAATCATTTGTTGATCATCGGCATTTACTTTTGCCAATAAAAAAGCACCCGCGTATTCATTGGCTAACTTTTCCAAAATGGGCATCAGATTTTTACAGGGGCCACACCAATCTGCCCAAAAATCGATGACTACCGGACGATTGAATGATTCATCAATTAGATACTGCTGGGCATTGTCGAGGGTGATATCAACAATTGATAACAAGGGGCTATTCATCAGGTTATTCATTGGTTCAGTCATTAATTTTTACTCCATCTCACGCAAACTAATTGTCAGGTTTTCAGTCGCCGATGATACATAAGCAATAGTTTCGGTGATGGTTACGCTTAGTTTCATGGTTTTATCGGCTAGCGCGCACAGCTGCTGTAATTCATCGGCGGCAAAATAGTGAATGGATACTTTAGGCAGGGCACGAATGGCGGCGCCATTGGTTTTCCACCAAACATCCATACCACGCCCATAGGTAAATACACGTACAGCTTGCGCTTGACCCGAGGCTTTTTTTAAACGATCCGGCGCCGGCTGCCCCACTTCAATCCATTGCAAAATCGTGCCGTTGTCATGTTTTAACCATAGATCAGGCTCCTCCATGGAAGAGAGACCTTTGGTGAAGGTTAAATTTTCCGCAGCGCAGTAACAAAAGGCTAGAATGCGCACCATCATACGCTCCACCGTTTCCGACGGATGCAGTGCGACAGTCAGGTTATAATCGCCATACACATTGCGATCCATATCCGCCAGGGTAATCGTTGCTTTATAAATTGTTGCCTTTTCTGCCACAGTTTTTCTCACTTAATCAAAGCTAAATAATGTCCGATACTTCGTTTGAAATACCGCAAAAATTTGAATTCACCGTCACCCAAGCTGAGCAGACTGCGCTCGATTTGTTGGCAGAAGGCACCGGGCTGTCCAAGCAGCGCATTAAAGATGCGATGAATAAAGGCGCCGTCTGGTGGACACTCAAAGGGAAAACCCTACGCTTACGGCGTGCAACCAAGGTGTTATACAAAGGCTCACGCATCCAATTTTTTTACGACGAACAAGTGCTTGCGCGCAAACCGGAAACTGCCACGCTGATTTACGATGCCGGCAACTACAGTATTTGGTTCAAGCCGCCAGGCATGCTCTCACAGGGTTCCCAATGGGGCGATCACTGTAGCATTTTACGGTGGGTCGAAGTGAACGGGCAATTTACCCAGGGGCGTGAAAAACGCGAGTGTTTTTTAGTGCATCGTTTGGATGGCGATGCGAGCGGATTAATTATTCTGGCGCACGACAGTCAAGCCGCCGCAAAACTATCAACCTTGTTTCAAGCACGCGATATGCACAAATTTTATCAAGCTTGGGTGGTGGATGACTGCGAAGTACCCACAAGCGGTTTAACGCTGAGCTACGAGCTGGATGGCAAATCGGCCATCACTCACATCAAAAAAATTCGTGCGGAAAATAATAAAACCCTGCTGGATGTAACCATAGAAACCGGCCGCAAACATCAAATTCGCCGCCATCTAGCTAACATCGGCCACCCCATTGTGGGCGACCGTGTTTACGGCAAGAAGGCGAGCGTAGGTTTGCAGCTATTAGCTTATCGGCTGGAATTTATCTGCCCTTTTAGTCAGCAACGCGTGGTCGCGGAGCTGCCTAAAGAGATGCAATTTAACTAGTAACTACTTGGTAAGCACTTGCAACGCCGCTGACACATATACCAATGGCGCATTCCAGTTAATCGCGATTTCATTGCTGGCATAACTGCAATAGTGGTCAAGATAAGATTTGGCAGGAATTGCCGACGGATAGGCCACGGGACAATCATCTTTGTCCTGCTGGCGCGGCTGGGGGCCACCAGCGATAAAACCGGGAATGGGCGCATCGATACCATCCGCGCCTGATGGGCGGTGATGTGGATGCAAGGTAGATTGTTGACCGAAGCCGGTGACAAAAGAGGTGTCCACCGCATTACGCCCCAGCACATAATCCAGCGTTGATTGCGCCGCATCCAAATAATCCCGCTCACCGTTTATGCGATAGGCCTGCAGCAATATCATGCCCTGCCCCAAAGCCACGGAATTACTACCCCAAATAAAATCGCCTGTTTGCATAGTCACGCGGTAAGCAGAATCTGCCCAGGTTGAACGCAATTGCTTGGCCAAGGTTTCAACCCGCCCCACAATCAATTCCTGATCCGCAGCGGCACTTAGCTGCGCGCGATGATGCGCGAGAGAAATCCACCCCAAGCTGCGTACATCACCCCAGGAAGGCACGGTTGCACTGATGCTTGCTGCCTTTGAGTCAGTGTAATAGCTGTCTTTTTGGGTGGTGATATACAACTCCGCCGCTGCCCAGAAAAACTCATCGTCCAATTTGCGATCACCGTACTCGCCGGTTTTAACATCTTCTGGTTGCTGATAAATCACCGTGGGATTCGCCTGTGCCCACAACCATGCAGATTCTGCCGCCGCGAGCATTCGCGCTGACATGCCTGGCAACTGGGCCTCATACTTGGCCAACACCCGGCTAGCAGTCGCCATTACGGCGGCAAAATCCAGCGCTGCCGTGGTCGTCTTTTGCACCACATAGCGCTCGGTGGTCGCCTCGTGGGGCATGACCATGCCATCAAACTTTTTGTTGGTGAGTTTGTGATAAACGCCGCCATCGCTCGGGTCTTGCATGGTCAGCATCCACTCCAGATTCCACAACGCCTCGTTGAGCACATCAGGAATCGCATCGCCACTTTCGGGAATATTTAAGTTTTGCGCGGCAAAAAACTGGGGAAAGTGTTCATAGGCCGCCAAGAGTGAATAAGTAGAAATACCTGAATTAACAATGTATTTGTTGTAATCACCCGCGTCATACCATCCCTTGGGACTGGAAATCACAGTTCCCTCGGGGCGAGCTGGATTCGCGGCAGAGGCGTGAACTAAAACATTGGTATCAGGATGCCCCAAGGGGCGCGCAAAAATACCGGCATGCTCAGGCAGCAACTCCGCACTATTACGATTGAAATAGAAGGCTTTGATGCTGGCCGCATTCAAGGCAAGGTATGCATCATCGGCGATTTTAAACGGGCGCGAATCGGCAATACCGGCAACGCGCACTCGATATTCACCTGCGCGTGTTAGCTGGGAAAAATCCGCCAACTTTACAGACTCTTCCGCTGGCGCCCACGCGGCGGAGGGAGTCAAATCTCCACCAAAAACCTCATTCCCGCTTGCGACATCAATGACACTGAAACGGCTGGCGCCAACATCAGGCACCAACGCCATTTTTGCAGAGCCGGTCAAAAAGCCCAGTTGATTCAGCTTGATACCCGCCGCTGCCTCAGCGCTCTGCTGTGAGCTTGAAATTGATGCAGATGAGGATGAAGACGGTGCCGGC
Coding sequences within it:
- the trxA gene encoding thioredoxin; translated protein: MTEPMNNLMNSPLLSIVDITLDNAQQYLIDESFNRPVVIDFWADWCGPCKNLMPILEKLANEYAGAFLLAKVNADDQQMISSQFGVRSLPTVMIMKEGQPVDGFTGALPEVQVREVLAKYLPKPWEAPLQQARELIAQAQYAQALPLLRQAYDQSNHLAAIGLLIAQCHLELNRIDNAEAILSTIKMVDQDAFYEQLMAQVALKKQAAKTPELSALEAAHAAAPEDLQVRLQLALQYHQELEHRLALEHLLAILRKDRNFAEGEARQSFNTIIASLGKADPLAIEFQRKLFTLLY
- a CDS encoding YaeQ family protein, which encodes MAEKATIYKATITLADMDRNVYGDYNLTVALHPSETVERMMVRILAFCYCAAENLTFTKGLSSMEEPDLWLKHDNGTILQWIEVGQPAPDRLKKASGQAQAVRVFTYGRGMDVWWKTNGAAIRALPKVSIHYFAADELQQLCALADKTMKLSVTITETIAYVSSATENLTISLREME
- a CDS encoding RluA family pseudouridine synthase; protein product: MSDTSFEIPQKFEFTVTQAEQTALDLLAEGTGLSKQRIKDAMNKGAVWWTLKGKTLRLRRATKVLYKGSRIQFFYDEQVLARKPETATLIYDAGNYSIWFKPPGMLSQGSQWGDHCSILRWVEVNGQFTQGREKRECFLVHRLDGDASGLIILAHDSQAAAKLSTLFQARDMHKFYQAWVVDDCEVPTSGLTLSYELDGKSAITHIKKIRAENNKTLLDVTIETGRKHQIRRHLANIGHPIVGDRVYGKKASVGLQLLAYRLEFICPFSQQRVVAELPKEMQFN
- a CDS encoding glycoside hydrolase family 9 protein, coding for MVLFTAKPKAMRVVVLTAATLGSAFLLSGCGRGDQPPAPSSSSSASISSSQQSAEAAAGIKLNQLGFLTGSAKMALVPDVGASRFSVIDVASGNEVFGGDLTPSAAWAPAEESVKLADFSQLTRAGEYRVRVAGIADSRPFKIADDAYLALNAASIKAFYFNRNSAELLPEHAGIFARPLGHPDTNVLVHASAANPARPEGTVISSPKGWYDAGDYNKYIVNSGISTYSLLAAYEHFPQFFAAQNLNIPESGDAIPDVLNEALWNLEWMLTMQDPSDGGVYHKLTNKKFDGMVMPHEATTERYVVQKTTTAALDFAAVMATASRVLAKYEAQLPGMSARMLAAAESAWLWAQANPTVIYQQPEDVKTGEYGDRKLDDEFFWAAAELYITTQKDSYYTDSKAASISATVPSWGDVRSLGWISLAHHRAQLSAAADQELIVGRVETLAKQLRSTWADSAYRVTMQTGDFIWGSNSVALGQGMILLQAYRINGERDYLDAAQSTLDYVLGRNAVDTSFVTGFGQQSTLHPHHRPSGADGIDAPIPGFIAGGPQPRQQDKDDCPVAYPSAIPAKSYLDHYCSYASNEIAINWNAPLVYVSAALQVLTK